One region of Sulfuriroseicoccus oceanibius genomic DNA includes:
- a CDS encoding MotA/TolQ/ExbB proton channel family protein produces MTSPARAIRLVLVALVACFAMPQPASAQQANEPTTSERIELATDQAKQKDKAAAEATVVSLRDILKKGGFMMYPLAALSFVAVLLIIFYTLTIRQNAVVSDHFMDEAESMIRKQDYLGLIAYCNRSNQAVARVTQKTLDFATRNPKARFTEVRELAEAEGSRQASLMGQRISYLMDVGSVAPMVGLLGTVLGMIKSFNEIGSSTFAGAKQVELAGGVSEALITTASGLVIGIPALIFYSIFKGRVAKFISELEAASTHIVALLAVQYSDARERAAEWAPEARGAGIRSTATRRSRRDDEFPQDPHDEPRGI; encoded by the coding sequence ATGACCTCCCCCGCCCGAGCCATCCGCCTCGTTCTCGTGGCTCTCGTCGCATGCTTTGCCATGCCGCAGCCTGCCAGCGCCCAGCAAGCGAACGAACCCACAACCAGTGAGCGCATCGAACTCGCCACGGACCAGGCCAAGCAGAAAGACAAGGCCGCAGCAGAGGCCACCGTGGTATCATTGCGCGATATTTTGAAGAAAGGCGGATTCATGATGTACCCGCTGGCCGCTCTCTCGTTCGTCGCGGTCTTGTTGATCATTTTCTACACCCTCACCATCCGCCAGAACGCCGTAGTCAGCGATCACTTCATGGACGAAGCCGAATCCATGATCCGCAAGCAGGACTACCTCGGCCTCATTGCCTACTGCAACCGCTCGAACCAAGCGGTCGCCCGCGTCACCCAGAAGACCCTCGACTTCGCAACCCGCAACCCGAAAGCCCGCTTCACCGAAGTCCGCGAACTCGCTGAGGCCGAAGGCAGTCGCCAAGCCAGCCTCATGGGCCAGCGCATCTCATACCTGATGGATGTCGGATCGGTCGCCCCGATGGTCGGCCTTCTCGGCACAGTGCTGGGCATGATCAAATCCTTCAACGAGATCGGATCGAGCACCTTCGCCGGAGCCAAGCAAGTCGAGCTTGCTGGCGGCGTCTCGGAAGCCTTGATCACCACCGCATCCGGTCTGGTCATCGGCATTCCCGCTCTGATCTTCTACTCGATCTTCAAAGGTCGCGTCGCCAAGTTCATCTCAGAACTCGAAGCCGCATCCACCCACATCGTCGCACTTCTGGCGGTGCAATACTCCGACGCACGTGAACGCGCCGCCGAATGGGCCCCGGAAGCACGCGGCGCCGGCATCCGCTCAACCGCCACCCGCCGCTCGCGCCGTGACGACGAGTTCCCACAGGATCCTCACGACGAGCCGCGCGGTATCTAA
- a CDS encoding ExbD/TolR family protein: MKFNRRSLDNTGGMQLAPMIDIVFLLLIFFIVTWSYARFETELDVQVPVAKEGESSNRQVGEIIINVRKNGDVVLNGNVMSREELLERVSKIAVGYKDVAVILRGDEDTKYKDIIGVVDTCRSVGIWNVAFATQQPEQ, from the coding sequence ATGAAGTTCAACCGCAGAAGCCTCGATAACACCGGAGGAATGCAGCTGGCACCGATGATCGACATCGTGTTCCTGCTGCTGATTTTCTTCATTGTCACGTGGAGCTACGCACGCTTTGAGACCGAGCTCGACGTCCAAGTGCCCGTCGCAAAGGAAGGCGAAAGCTCAAACCGCCAAGTCGGGGAAATCATCATCAACGTGCGCAAAAACGGCGACGTCGTGCTCAATGGCAATGTCATGAGCCGCGAGGAGCTGCTGGAGCGCGTGTCAAAAATTGCAGTCGGCTACAAGGACGTCGCCGTCATCCTCCGCGGCGACGAGGACACCAAATACAAAGACATCATCGGAGTGGTCGACACCTGCCGCAGCGTCGGCATTTGGAACGTCGCATTTGCTACCCAGCAGCCAGAGCAATAA
- a CDS encoding tetratricopeptide repeat protein, producing the protein MSTIEESDLSEKSRKLWLKAIAALEQRNADFAINLLEALVKEEPDFLTGRKALRRAQIQKAKAGGGKKKFFGGLGAFNAKALAKKSWHDALADVEKELASDPFNVKVNNALFDLAVANEQYDLAEFALETIKEGHPEDTKSLHKLAQFHLDQDNPDKASEIFGAIVKRDPSDLVAVKGEKDATARASMRQGNWESKGGFRDMLKNEDEAKSLENASRAGMTKEQIRAQLTNGLGEYGENQNDLALVRKIGGFYEKLEEWQNAHQFYAWAHHLSEGDSALERKASQMEERASDEMIASLQAELEKLSGEEAAAKQAELDELVGARSARLTEAARERVERNPTDPQLRFELGQHLYNSGEFTEAIPHLQRARNNPHIRTRSILMLGRCYDAKGMLDMAQSQLEEALSELVTMDNTKKEVLYALAMVAEKNGDKDKYLGSLKEIYEADYGYLDVAHRVESSYAG; encoded by the coding sequence ATGTCTACTATCGAAGAATCCGATTTGTCCGAGAAGTCCCGCAAGCTTTGGCTCAAAGCGATTGCTGCGCTGGAACAACGTAACGCCGATTTTGCGATCAATCTGCTTGAGGCACTGGTCAAGGAGGAGCCTGATTTCCTCACTGGTCGCAAAGCACTGCGTCGCGCCCAGATCCAGAAAGCCAAGGCTGGGGGAGGAAAGAAGAAGTTCTTCGGTGGCTTGGGTGCGTTCAATGCCAAGGCTCTCGCCAAGAAGAGCTGGCACGATGCGCTGGCAGATGTCGAAAAGGAACTCGCCAGCGATCCATTCAACGTCAAGGTCAACAACGCATTGTTCGATCTGGCGGTGGCCAACGAGCAATACGATCTCGCTGAGTTTGCACTGGAGACTATCAAAGAGGGGCATCCAGAGGATACCAAGTCGTTGCACAAGTTGGCTCAGTTCCACTTGGATCAAGACAACCCGGACAAGGCATCGGAAATTTTCGGAGCCATCGTGAAGCGTGACCCGAGCGACTTGGTCGCGGTGAAGGGCGAAAAGGATGCCACAGCGCGTGCGTCGATGCGTCAGGGCAACTGGGAGTCCAAGGGTGGGTTCCGCGACATGCTCAAGAACGAAGATGAAGCCAAGTCTCTGGAGAATGCGTCCCGTGCCGGCATGACCAAAGAGCAAATCCGCGCTCAGCTGACCAATGGGCTCGGCGAGTACGGCGAGAACCAGAACGACTTGGCGTTGGTGCGTAAGATCGGTGGGTTCTACGAAAAGCTTGAGGAGTGGCAGAATGCCCATCAGTTCTATGCCTGGGCTCACCACCTTTCCGAAGGGGACAGTGCGCTTGAGCGCAAGGCGTCGCAGATGGAAGAACGTGCGAGCGATGAAATGATCGCGTCGCTTCAGGCGGAGCTCGAAAAGCTTAGCGGAGAAGAGGCGGCTGCCAAGCAGGCTGAACTCGATGAGTTGGTGGGGGCACGATCCGCGCGCCTTACCGAAGCTGCCCGCGAGCGTGTCGAGCGCAACCCGACCGATCCGCAACTGCGCTTTGAGTTGGGTCAGCACTTGTACAACTCCGGCGAGTTCACCGAGGCGATCCCGCATCTTCAGCGTGCACGTAACAACCCGCACATCCGTACCCGCTCGATTTTGATGCTTGGTCGTTGCTACGACGCCAAGGGAATGCTCGATATGGCGCAAAGCCAGCTCGAGGAGGCTCTTTCCGAGCTCGTGACCATGGACAACACCAAGAAGGAAGTTCTCTACGCGCTGGCCATGGTGGCGGAGAAGAACGGCGACAAGGACAAGTATCTCGGCTCGCTCAAGGAGATCTACGAAGCGGACTACGGCTACCTCGACGTGGCCCACCGTGTGGAGTCGTCCTACGCTGGCTAG
- a CDS encoding M23 family metallopeptidase, with amino-acid sequence MNPKRFISGALAVVALIAALLPWGSAAAGSPMKLSLPTENTAIFSKEPWRFYMYTDRSFEGKKSKPWQGGTYGFSRNPKRTAEGLLYTKLHEGVDISPVRRDPSGTPTDAVRAISDGKVVHTNHQANHSNYGRYIVIEHRWTDGTYYSLYAHLQSIRVKPGQKVQRGTQIGVLGWTGRGINLTRAHLHLELNLMVHSDFERYHDRFLSGKNHHTIYNGINLVGVDVASLFKSARGNSKLTMAEFIRAAHPPHYRVAIPDGSKLEIVNRNPWISNGKKAQPGPWELTFSREGVPIAARPIQANITKPVVTWVKPSKTYHSYQTKGYLTGSGRTAGLSPSGLGFIALLTGDF; translated from the coding sequence ATGAATCCGAAACGCTTCATCTCCGGTGCCCTCGCTGTCGTCGCGCTGATCGCAGCGCTGCTCCCATGGGGCAGTGCTGCGGCAGGCAGTCCGATGAAGCTCTCGCTCCCGACCGAGAACACGGCGATCTTTTCCAAAGAGCCTTGGCGGTTCTACATGTACACCGACCGCAGCTTCGAGGGCAAAAAATCAAAGCCCTGGCAGGGCGGCACCTACGGGTTCTCGCGCAACCCGAAACGCACCGCCGAAGGCCTGCTCTACACCAAGCTGCATGAGGGCGTCGACATCTCGCCCGTGCGCCGCGATCCATCCGGCACACCAACCGACGCCGTGCGCGCCATCAGCGACGGCAAGGTCGTCCACACCAACCACCAGGCGAACCACTCGAACTACGGACGCTACATCGTGATCGAGCACCGGTGGACCGACGGCACCTATTACTCGCTCTATGCCCACCTCCAGTCGATCCGGGTGAAACCGGGGCAAAAGGTCCAGCGAGGCACCCAAATCGGTGTACTCGGATGGACCGGCCGCGGCATCAACCTCACCCGCGCCCACCTCCACCTTGAGCTCAACCTCATGGTCCACTCGGACTTCGAGCGCTATCACGATCGCTTCCTCAGCGGCAAGAACCACCACACGATCTACAACGGCATCAATTTGGTCGGCGTCGACGTGGCATCGCTCTTCAAATCCGCACGCGGCAACTCAAAGCTCACCATGGCAGAGTTCATCCGTGCCGCCCACCCGCCACATTACCGCGTGGCGATCCCCGATGGCTCGAAACTCGAGATCGTCAACCGCAACCCATGGATCTCCAATGGCAAGAAAGCCCAGCCGGGACCATGGGAGCTGACTTTTTCCCGCGAAGGAGTACCGATTGCCGCCCGTCCGATCCAAGCCAATATCACCAAACCCGTGGTCACCTGGGTCAAACCGTCAAAGACCTACCACAGCTATCAGACAAAAGGGTATCTCACAGGCTCCGGCCGCACCGCCGGGCTCAGCCCCTCAGGACTCGGTTTCATTGCACTGCTTACGGGTGATTTCTAG
- a CDS encoding cation diffusion facilitator family transporter, translating to MNGNRNLIGLGLLTLLFNVVLMVVKIVAGVIGHSTALIADGVESASDILVSLVTWAGFYLSLRPPDRNHPFGHGRIESLAGMFSGGALVVAGVSIAVMSVHEIRTPHEGPAWFTLPVLLCVVAAKEFLARRIQSVADVNDSRALEGDAWHHRSDALTSGAAAVGIAIALIGGEKYAAADDYAALVACVIILLNGGRIISRSLHENLDGRVDSDVSEKIVEEAALVSGVEALEKCVVRKSGVNYFAELHVEVDPNLTVHEGHRISHEVKDHLLAKMPQLEDVVIHIEPHE from the coding sequence ATGAACGGGAACCGAAATCTAATTGGCCTCGGGCTGTTGACGCTGCTTTTCAACGTGGTGTTGATGGTGGTGAAGATCGTGGCCGGCGTGATCGGTCATTCGACCGCGTTGATTGCCGATGGAGTGGAGTCGGCGTCGGACATTTTGGTGTCCTTGGTGACTTGGGCGGGCTTTTATTTGTCGCTGCGTCCGCCGGATCGGAACCACCCCTTTGGGCATGGTCGGATCGAGTCGCTGGCGGGGATGTTTTCCGGTGGGGCTCTGGTGGTGGCCGGGGTGTCGATTGCAGTGATGAGTGTGCACGAGATCAGGACTCCGCATGAGGGACCGGCGTGGTTTACGTTGCCGGTTTTGCTTTGTGTGGTTGCAGCGAAGGAGTTTCTCGCGCGGCGGATCCAGTCGGTGGCGGATGTGAACGATAGCCGGGCGTTGGAGGGCGACGCTTGGCATCATCGATCGGATGCTCTGACGTCCGGAGCGGCTGCGGTCGGAATTGCAATCGCGTTGATCGGGGGGGAGAAATACGCGGCGGCCGATGATTATGCCGCGCTGGTGGCTTGCGTGATCATTCTTCTCAATGGCGGGAGGATCATTTCGCGGTCATTGCACGAGAACCTGGACGGGCGGGTCGACTCGGACGTGAGTGAGAAGATAGTGGAGGAGGCGGCGTTGGTTAGCGGAGTGGAGGCGCTGGAGAAATGCGTGGTCCGCAAGAGTGGGGTGAACTATTTCGCGGAGCTACACGTCGAGGTGGATCCAAATTTGACTGTGCATGAAGGACATCGCATCAGCCATGAGGTGAAGGACCATTTATTGGCGAAGATGCCGCAACTTGAGGATGTCGTGATCCACATCGAGCCGCATGAGTGA